The sequence below is a genomic window from Ipomoea triloba cultivar NCNSP0323 chromosome 10, ASM357664v1.
gtactaataattttgaatttagtacctttttttttgaaacctgaATTTAGTACTTAATTGGCTAAAAAgtaaaactaatttaaatttgaactaacaaattcaaaattccCCTTTTTagaattaactttaattagtttaccaaaatcaaaataattttggagtcCAGACTGATGCGATCACATgttttttagaaatgaattagttttttcCGGCAATAGATGACGTGTTAAATATGACAATCGATATTTTCCTGCTCGAAAGGGAAATTGttttcaacaatgtaaattcccattttaatcctacttgaaagggGAATTTTTTCAGacgaaaaattgacaaaaaatatgcCGATATTTTTTTTCCCGGTGAAAAATTACCGGAAAAACCGCATGATTTATTTTCCTGCGGaaaaaggaccatttttgcaacaaaaacaatagtcgtggaccaaaattgcaaagtttaaaagtcgtggaccaatcctgCAAGTACCAcgatagtcgtgggactaaaagtgctaaaaattctaaaatatccaatcaagaaataagaaagaaattaataaactaaaaaaaaaaaaacatttcagtCTTCAGAGGTGGTGAGAACTGAGAAGTTGATGACAAAGCGGTGGCCATGGAAATGTGAATTAACCACTTCAAGACTCAGCTTTTCCGTGTGGATTACCaacgtcttcttcttcttccttcgtCTCCTGGGGCGCCGCTTCTTGCTCCGGCGCCGGCGAAGGGTCGCCGGAGCCACCGTTCTCCGCCGCCGCCTCGGCATCCACCGGTCGCTCCGGCACCTCGATCAGCCCATTAACGCACGACCCACATTTCGTCTCAAACCACCTCTCAAAGGCGTAGTGCCCGCGACCCATAATGCTCCCGCCGGAGCACAGCCGGCCGATTATCACAGCTACGGCGCCCAGAATAACTATCACCGCCACAACTCCGATCACGGCGCCGACCGACCCATGAGCCGGGAGATCCACGTAAGCTTGCTGGCCTGTCACCATTGCCGGCGGTTGCTGCAGAGGGTTCATCAACGGCGAATTGGACATTCTGAACGATAATTAACTTTCCCGAAAGTTTTGATCTTTGCAAGCTTTTTGGAATCTTAATGGGGGATCAGATTCTGGGTCTAACTCGGATTCTCTTCTTCTGGGCTCTAAACTGAAGCAACCATGAAAATTCCCTGCATTTTAGCGTCTCAGCAGAGCGGGAAAAGACCGCGACAGTGGTTAGGGAAGATGGAAGAAATGGCTGCAAATGGGAAAGGTGAGAGAGAAAAGGAGCATTCTTAAAGCGTTGGTTCTATCAAGAATGTTGTCATTATTAATCATCATTTTGTCGTGCTACTAAGCTTCTATACCGGACAGCTCAGTTGGTTCTTGTGTGCTATATTGTAAGTTTATGTCTGTATAAACAGCTCAGTTGATTCTTATGTGTTAGATTATAAGTTTATGTCTATACAAACAATTTAGTTGGTTTATGAGTTGTAGATTGTGGGCTTACATCCGCACAGACAGCTCAGTTGATTCTTGTGTGTTAGATTGAAAATTTGCATCGTTATACAAACAGTTCAGTTGGCAGTTGGTTCTTGTGTGTTAGATTGTAAGTTTAAGTCTGTACAGACAATTCAGTTGGTTTATGGATTGTAGATTGTGGGATTATATCCGTACGGACAGCTCATTTAGTTTCTGTGTGATTGGTTTATGGGTTGTAGATTATGGATTCAGTTGGCTTATGGATTGTAGATTGTGGGTTTACATCTGCACGACAACTCATTTAGTTTTTGTGTGATTCGTTTATGGGTTGTAGATTGTAGGTTTACATCCACATGGACAACTCAGTTAATTTCTGTGATAAATTGTGAAAACTGAAAATGACACAGTATCAAGTTTTGACAACTGTAATGTGAAAATTACGTCCATGTAATGGACTCATTTCCACCTAACGAACTGTTAAGTAACTGTGATTTATCTCTTCATTATTCGGTTAGTCTTTTGTGGGCAAGCATTATACTGTTCCTCAGTATCTGAAAGTGAAATGGGGTACAGATGTCTGGCCCCTTAGTAATTCAATGACTTTCAATTCCATCACCATTTGAATGCTAGTTGTTTATCCAGTACTAAAAGCAAGACAGACAACATTGTATGTCACTGTAACAATGCAAAAGTGTCATGTTGCCAACAACTAGGATAGGTAACAGAAATTAAACATCCTTTTTTGTCAACAGTATTTCAACTTATACCACTGAATTACAAGATCGCTAGTCTTTCTATATGGTCGAAAGTTGAAACAGCCCGGGACCAGTCACCAGACAACCTAATACCTACATAGGCATACAAACAGCACCACTGGTTTATGTTACAGATAAAAGAAGCTGTTTTAAAGAGCCATAATCTTAATTCACAGAGCCACATATCTTTCTAATCTGTCCATCTTTCCCAGTAAGCACCCCAAGGTTGCCTAGCTTCACCATTGATGTGGCAAAGTCCATGTAAAAGCGATATGGATACGCGCTGTAGTACTTAACCATATCAGCAGTCTGGGGATTGGCCATCAGAGCTTGATCGGACTCGAGAAGGCCCGTGTTGTTCACGAGATTGGTGTAATACGAGTTGTCAAATCTATACGCGGATTGGTAATCCAAAGGAGCAAGCTTGGTGTTCGATTTATCCACGTTCGGGCAGGTTGTCTGCAAGTTTGACAGGAATGAGGATTCCAGTGTAGGGTCTGGTTTGCCAGAGCCTTGGTAGTTGAATAGCCTCCTCTTGAAGGTGAAGCACTGGGCAAAACCAACACTGTGTGCTCCTAAAccacacaacaacaacaacattaacATTAATTCTAGGAAACAGCAAAgccttttgttgtttttgttgtctGTAACATGTGACAAGTTCATTTTAAGGTAAATTTGGGTACCTGACAGAACAACCATGTCCTTCAGATCAAGACCCTGGGATGAAAATTTGGCAGTGATGTCTTTGAGACTCTCAAAAGGTGATGGCAGCTGTTTCGTTGCTTCCTCGCTCGCAGTTAGGCCATCTCGCCTCCCTAACAACACTCGCCAATATGGTCCTCCCGACTGTACAAAAACCGAGAAATGAAATCAGTTGATCAATTGTCAAGTACCTTGTTGTCTGATGACATCACTGTTCTCAGGTTTGAGTCCCGTCCCAATTGGAACCAGGGACAAAGAACAAACCGGGAACTTGAACAacgaaaattacaaattttctttAGGAAAATTATGGTTGCAGATGTACCATGCCAACAGCATAACTAGCTGCAAGTGTTAGTATGTCAGTGCAAGATACAATTGAGGGACAAGCTTTCTCCACATCGGCTTTTATGCTGTCAATAACCTCAAAACCTCGGGCTGAATTGCGGTTTGGTAAGCCGTTCTTCTCCCCCTTGAAACCTTTGGTGTCATCCAGAAGCACAGAGCCCTCACAGCCCTGCAGAAACCCCAAAATCACAatcaaaacatatattatattcctgattGCAAGCAGCATTATGGTTTTTAGAGGTAACAGAAATTACATTTACGAAACAATCATGAAAGTGAAGACGAATCAGCGATGCAGCCATTCTCGAGTCGTTTCTGATGGCTGCCCAAACGCCCCACCGGACTATCATGTCCAAGTTCGGGCATGACTGGTCATAGAAAAGGTAATCGAGTTGGGATTCAGCCATGGGAGCTGCCAGGAATCCGAGAAATAAGACGAGGCTAATCGCCATTTCAGGGCGGGGAAAACCATGATGACCCATAACTACTTATGATTTATGAATCAAGAAAGAAAGTTTTAATGCAAAACTTGGCCATTAAAGCAGCATTTTATACACAAACAATCAAGTTTCTGTGCTGTGGTGGAGCTTATACAGTGGGAATGCCACTATGCATGTGAGAAACAATACAAATTACCATTACTTTAAAAAGATATATGAGTGAAGGATCCAGTCATTAGCCACTTAAACTTTCTTTAGTTTTCTTCCATGCTAATCAGACCAAATAAAAATGCAGGTTTTGCTCGAAAGTCAAAACCGAGCAAGTGGGAGCTGAGTTGCATGCACCCTCCCATTTCAAATGACCAGTAAACCGAGTTCTGAATTGAAGCATGTGAtgcatctcaactaaaagcctaaactgatagttggattgcacatttatgtttatatattatatgctcaacattcTGATCACCCCGAACGCCATATTGCCAGGCGCCCTTTGGCCTtttaaaaactatatgataaaaaaaTTTGCATATTGCACGTGCTCAGATGAGTTCTCCTTTTGCAGTGAATCATTGTGCTGGTTTGTTGTTAATGTCTTCACTGAGTGGAGAAACATCATCTTCAGG
It includes:
- the LOC116033434 gene encoding peroxidase 10, whose protein sequence is MGHHGFPRPEMAISLVLFLGFLAAPMAESQLDYLFYDQSCPNLDMIVRWGVWAAIRNDSRMAASLIRLHFHDCFVNGCEGSVLLDDTKGFKGEKNGLPNRNSARGFEVIDSIKADVEKACPSIVSCTDILTLAASYAVGMSGGPYWRVLLGRRDGLTASEEATKQLPSPFESLKDITAKFSSQGLDLKDMVVLSGAHSVGFAQCFTFKRRLFNYQGSGKPDPTLESSFLSNLQTTCPNVDKSNTKLAPLDYQSAYRFDNSYYTNLVNNTGLLESDQALMANPQTADMVKYYSAYPYRFYMDFATSMVKLGNLGVLTGKDGQIRKICGSVN
- the LOC116033433 gene encoding uncharacterized protein LOC116033433 — protein: MSNSPLMNPLQQPPAMVTGQQAYVDLPAHGSVGAVIGVVAVIVILGAVAVIIGRLCSGGSIMGRGHYAFERWFETKCGSCVNGLIEVPERPVDAEAAAENGGSGDPSPAPEQEAAPQETKEEEEDVGNPHGKAES